A DNA window from Deltaproteobacteria bacterium contains the following coding sequences:
- a CDS encoding AsmA family protein yields MKRIKKIGMIVGGTLFLLIATIVILPFVIDVNHFKDPIIQKVEENINGKVHLDRIGLKLFPFIGLRLEKLAVTNLPDSPFKDSPVVKLGELDFKIHLKSILKKKIIVTLLLNQPEIQFIKTAEGSNIDALIKKKETAPGPPVEAPPPEPKPTEEVKKAPPQLPAELIIEEISIKEGSLLFDDRVAQKPPLKVGGFRLRITNAVLTDTSKPIGIDLGMRLFDQEKENLAFQAEVAVDQVKKNATLKDGKLTVAGSPILMNLVVEDFEKEQKVDATLSAPAFAMNSVYSLVPDAKKSLPPGTKFEGSLTLDVSAKGTPKNIDLKTSLDLKQASIVYGPLFSKPAGSTLDASIAVNYTPEKVTIQTLAFHLLSAALTGDGSLGMTGTQEVAINLKTNPLNLKELIGLSPANKALNVDGSLQLGLSAAGPTKPKPDVAISGNLSSEKLSYEKFTLTSLTSSFSFANQVANLKELAFTLFEGRFSGTAVVDMKNPKQMGWDSTLKVEGMNIDMALTQVASLPDVLTGKGNVDVVLKGSGTKPEEIKKTVSGTIGLALNDGELKAVNLGPAIFSENLLSGMDKLGQISGGKFGQPGFVQNLQSTPYQHLAMNMTIQDGKIQISKFDLTHTENQIEMGGNMDLDLKLDLAGKYILSKPATEAWITNEKVRPYVTDSEGRFLIPFKISGELKSPTISPDFAYVNEMVAKAVSSAATDELKRRAAEEADKAKKVAEEKAKAAADRAKQEAAAAQSRAEEEAKKKAQEAAPKPADVGEKLKKLF; encoded by the coding sequence ATGAAACGAATTAAAAAAATCGGAATGATCGTCGGAGGGACTCTCTTCCTCTTGATCGCCACTATCGTGATCCTTCCCTTTGTGATCGACGTGAATCACTTCAAGGATCCGATCATCCAGAAGGTCGAGGAGAATATTAATGGCAAGGTCCATCTCGATCGAATCGGACTCAAGCTTTTCCCTTTTATCGGACTTCGGCTTGAAAAATTGGCGGTCACGAATCTCCCCGACTCTCCCTTCAAAGACTCTCCTGTGGTCAAACTGGGGGAACTTGATTTCAAGATCCATCTGAAAAGCATTCTCAAGAAAAAGATCATCGTCACCCTCCTCCTGAATCAACCTGAAATCCAGTTTATCAAAACAGCAGAAGGCTCAAATATTGATGCCCTGATCAAGAAAAAGGAGACGGCCCCGGGTCCCCCTGTAGAAGCACCACCACCGGAACCGAAACCGACTGAGGAGGTCAAAAAAGCCCCCCCACAACTCCCTGCGGAGCTGATCATCGAGGAGATCAGCATAAAAGAGGGATCACTACTCTTTGACGATCGTGTCGCCCAAAAACCACCGCTAAAGGTTGGCGGCTTTCGACTTCGGATTACGAATGCGGTCCTGACCGACACGAGCAAGCCGATCGGGATCGATCTCGGCATGAGACTCTTTGACCAGGAAAAAGAAAACTTGGCCTTTCAGGCCGAGGTCGCTGTCGATCAGGTCAAGAAGAATGCAACGCTCAAGGATGGAAAATTGACTGTTGCCGGCTCTCCGATCCTGATGAATCTCGTCGTGGAAGATTTCGAAAAGGAACAAAAGGTCGATGCGACACTCTCCGCACCTGCCTTCGCCATGAATTCGGTCTACTCGCTTGTCCCCGATGCCAAAAAATCTCTCCCACCGGGGACCAAGTTCGAGGGCTCTCTCACACTCGATGTCTCAGCGAAAGGAACCCCGAAGAATATCGACTTGAAGACATCGCTCGATCTCAAACAGGCATCGATCGTCTACGGCCCTCTTTTTTCAAAACCGGCCGGTTCGACACTCGATGCCTCCATTGCGGTGAACTACACGCCGGAAAAGGTGACGATTCAGACACTCGCCTTCCACCTCCTTTCTGCAGCGCTCACAGGAGACGGAAGTCTCGGAATGACAGGAACACAAGAAGTCGCGATCAACTTAAAAACCAATCCACTCAATCTGAAGGAATTGATCGGCCTCTCACCCGCGAACAAGGCATTGAATGTGGACGGATCCCTCCAGCTCGGTCTGTCGGCCGCAGGCCCCACAAAACCAAAACCGGACGTCGCGATCTCCGGAAACCTCTCTTCGGAAAAGCTGAGTTATGAAAAATTTACACTGACCTCACTCACAAGCTCTTTTTCCTTCGCGAATCAAGTCGCGAATCTGAAAGAGCTCGCCTTCACCCTCTTCGAGGGGAGATTTTCAGGGACTGCCGTCGTTGATATGAAAAACCCGAAGCAGATGGGGTGGGATTCGACACTGAAGGTCGAGGGGATGAATATCGACATGGCGCTCACACAAGTCGCTTCATTGCCTGATGTGTTAACCGGGAAGGGGAATGTCGATGTTGTTCTGAAAGGATCCGGAACCAAACCGGAAGAGATCAAAAAGACAGTCTCCGGCACCATCGGCCTCGCCTTGAATGACGGCGAGCTGAAGGCGGTTAATCTTGGGCCAGCAATCTTCTCGGAAAATTTATTAAGCGGAATGGACAAACTTGGCCAAATTTCCGGAGGGAAATTTGGTCAGCCCGGTTTTGTGCAAAATCTGCAGAGCACCCCCTACCAACATCTTGCGATGAACATGACGATTCAGGATGGGAAGATCCAGATCTCCAAATTTGATCTGACTCACACGGAGAACCAGATTGAGATGGGTGGGAACATGGATCTCGATCTCAAACTCGACCTCGCCGGGAAATATATCCTCTCGAAGCCGGCCACGGAGGCGTGGATCACAAACGAAAAGGTCCGTCCCTACGTCACCGATTCGGAAGGGCGTTTCTTAATTCCGTTCAAGATTTCCGGTGAACTGAAGAGCCCGACGATCTCGCCTGACTTCGCCTATGTCAATGAGATGGTCGCGAAGGCGGTCTCCTCGGCCGCCACTGATGAACTGAAGCGCCGCGCCGCCGAAGAGGCCGATAAAGCCAAGAAGGTCGCTGAAGAGAAGGCAAAGGCAGCTGCAGATCGCGCCAAACAAGAGGCAGCGGCAGCCCAGTCACGCGCGGAAGAAGAGGCGAAGAAAAAAGCCCAAGAGGCGGCACCAAAACCGGCCGATGTGGGAGAAAAATTGAAAAAGTTGTTTTAG